In Lycium barbarum isolate Lr01 chromosome 9, ASM1917538v2, whole genome shotgun sequence, the DNA window TCAACAACAAACTCCGATTGCAGAATTGATTTTATTGCCTTGTTTACGTTTTGACGAAAATGATTTACCTTTGCCTAAATTTGCTGGCTATTACTCTAGTTCACGAGTAACTTTTGGTTGGCAAAGATTTCTTTTCAATTCAAACTTGAAAACATATTTTCCAGTTGAACCTCTTTCTTGCCAACACTCTGTCACGGTGTAAAGCCCATCGTAAATGTATCTTTTATCACTCTTTTCACTATTCACGCTTTGTCGACTAGAAATAACCCTCACCGGATATCCCAAGTCCATGGAGTTCTTCAAGGCAAGATTACCCTTTTCAAGCTTCTGATCTTCCACTCTCGCATTAACAAAAGCTTTTGGATTCCCACCTTCACCTACATAAATGAGTGTTTGAGAAGATATGGCCTCGTTCTCGTACCGACTAGAATCAACGATGCTAGTTGCAACATCTCTCCCGTTAATATTCGCATAATCGATACCCTTAATAAATTGGTGATGTAGTCCGATCATAACAAGTTCTGCCCTGAATCGGAATTGATCCCCAATTTCAACTCCAAGAACATGTCCAAAGCTCCTCCCACAATTTACCCACTTATCTTTCAAACACATTGCTGCCTTTATATGGATTCTTTTAGATTGTCCTTCAAGTTTCTCTGCTTTATCTTCTCGGACAAGTTTAGTGTTGGGTTTAAATGATAGattgaatgggaaatggagggaaaagaagtggagggaaaatgagttgtccctcttgctttatgaaatgagcatttgtccctcataggtagtggaaagaaaagttctcctacttaaaagtagaagtACTCCTTCTTGTTGCTAAAGGGTTAAGAAGAGGGTCGCCCCttgcgccgtcgtcgtcgctcggcttcggcttcggcttcggtgtgattgattgataatctttttggaccaaattttatttatttttaattacttaattaatatttatttatttatttaattaataaacTTATCCGATCCTACCCGTTAGTAACCCAGACCCGCGACCCGGTTCTTTCCCGTTTTTATTTAAATTTCCCACCGTTTTTAAAGTGACTGTTATGAAGGGTTGCAAACCTTCAGAAACAGTACTTCCATGGCTATAAACTCGTTTGATTCCTCAGAACTTTCCTCACGAATTTTTCTGAACTACAACATTTCTTCTCCTTCTGCACAAACAAATTCCAGTGTACTTTACTGCTGTTGAGTGGTTCGCTGACACCGTTGTTTTAGGTACCGATACACCGGTGAATaagatcgttctatcctgggaggatatattccattaacctcgggtacttgaggggaataatttccttaaggacacactgtgcattcagtgggctcgatttttaTTCTTAAAtattttccagtttctgttttCGTTTTCTACTGGTTTTTCCAGAATCTGTCCAGTTTCTATTTTCCTGTTTTCAGAAATTATTTGTTACTGTTTCAACGTTTTTGCAATACAGATAATAataatcttaaggaaattattttGTTTTTTATATATTAATCTGTATTCTGTTTTGGAGACTAAAACCTGTGTGGTTTTCTACTCCGTATGAAATTTCGTATTCTGACTTGAAGACataaaaacttcgttggaatATTAAAGTTCATACTTGTACAACgatttgaagaacataaaaacttcattgtTGCTGTTGTAAAAAGTTTGTTATTATGAATATTAACACAATTTGTCTATCTTGACAGTGAAAAGAAATGGCAACTGAAAGCGCTACTACTTCTGCGACTGTTGCGGCAACAAGCCGAACTGTTGTGCCACCGGCAGAAAAACCGGGGAAATTTTCTGGAGCCAATTTCAAAGGATGGCAGCAAAGGGTGTTCTTTTGGCTTACCACTCTTGGTATGCAGAAGTTCACCAACGAAGACCCTCCTGTGCCTGCTGCAGATATGCCAGCCAATGAAAAAATTATGATTGCTGAGGCATGGAAACATGCGGATTTTCTATGCAAGGGCTACATCCTAAGTGCTTTGGAGGATGATTTGTACAATGTCTACAGTGCTATGAAAACTTCTAAAGAATTTTGGGATGCACTTGAGAAGAAGTATAAGACTGAAGACGCATGCTTGAAAACAAATTGTGGTTGCCAAGTTTCTAGACTATAAAATGATAGACAGCAGAAccgttggaacccaagttcaagagcttcaacttATTTTTCATGACCTTATCGCTGAAGGCATGGTAGTTAACGAAGAATTTCAAGTGGCTGCAATGATTGAAAAGTTGCCTCCTTCGTGGAGAGATTTCAAAAATTATCTAAAGCACAAGCGcaaggaaatgaagttggaagatcTTGTGATTCGTCTCAAGATAACAAAACAGCTGAAAAGAAGTCGCGTGGAAATTCAACGATTATGGGAGCGAACATCGTTGAAGAAGCTGCTCCAAAgaataagaaaaagaagaaaccTTTTGGAAAGAGTAAGGAGCAgaacaagaaaaaattcaagggaaattgCTACAATTGTGGGAAAGCCTGCCACAAAGCCCCCGATTGTCGTCTCCCGAAAAAGGACAAAGGAAAGGGACAAGCCAATATGGTGGAGAAGAATGATGACATGGATGATCTGTGTGCAATGCTATCGGAGTGCAATTTGGTTGGAAATCTaaaggagtggtggcttgattctggtgcCACTCGACATGTTTGCGCTGTAAAAGAAGCATTTGCAACCTATGCTCCTGCTGGACCCGAAGAGGAACTGTTtatgggaaatactgcaacagccaaggttgaaggatatgggaagatacttctgaagatgacttccggcaaggtgctgactctcaacaaTGTTCTGCACGTTCCAACAATTAGGAAGAATTTAGTTTCAGCCGGACTACTCGTCAAAAACGGGTTTAAGTGCGTGCTGGttagtgagaaaattgtaataagtaagaatgatatgttcataggaaagggctacctcaccgagggccttttcaaactcaatgtaatggttgttgacagtattaataagaattcagcttcgtcttacttattggagtcaaatgatttatggcatgttcgtttaggacatgtcaattacaaaaccttgcgaaaattaattaatttagaagtattgcctaaattcgagtgtaataaatcaaaatgtgaaatctgtgttgaatctaagtttgttaaacatccatataagtctatttataggagttcaaatcctttagacttaatccacacagatatatgtgatatgaagtcaataccatctcgcggtgggaaaaagtattttataacttttattgacgattgtactcgatattgttatgtgtatttgcttaatagtaaggatgaagcaattgatgcatttaagcAATACAAAAACGAAGTGGAAAAccaattgaataaaaagataaaaatgattagaagtgataggggtggagaatacgaatctccttttgcagagatatgtttatAATATGGGATTATTCATCAAACTATtgccccctacacaccacaatcaaatggaattgcggaaagaaaaaaccgaacattaaaggaaaatgatgaatgctttactAATAAGTTCCGATTTACCGCAgagcttgtggggggaagctatccttacagctaacTGAATACTCAACAGGGTTccccacagcaaaacacaatctattccatatgaactatggaaaggaagaaaacccaacttgaaatatttcaaagtgtggggctgtttagcaaaggtccaagttcctttgcccaaaagggtaaaaatcggaccaaaaactgtggattgtgtttttattggctatgctacaaacaacaaagcttgtcggtttttggttcacaGATCGGACAATCCCGAAATTCATGCTAATACgataattgaatcagataatgctgaattctttgaaaacatttatccgtataaaactgaatgtgagtcgtcaagtgaaagatctaaacgaccgcgggaagaaccaaaggaaagtataccaagtgaagaggatccaaggcgtagaaaacgtcaaaggacatctacttcctttggaccagattttgtgacatttttgcttgaaaatgagcctcaaacatttaaagcagcgatgtcatcttctgattcagcattttggaaagaggcagtcaatagtgagattgaatcaattttgaacaatcatacatgggaattggttgatcttcctcctggaaataaacctttaggatcaaaatggattttcaaaagaaaaatgaaagctgatggcactattgacaaatataaggcaagacttgtggtcaaaggttatagacaaagagaaggccttgattactttgacacatactcgccggtaacaagaataacatctattcgggtgttagtggcaCTGGCGGCCGTatatggtcttgaaatccatcaaatggatgtcaagacagctttcttaaatggagaattggaggaagaaatttacatggaacaacctgagggttttgtggttcctggtaaaaaaaggaaagtgtgcaaacttgttaagtcactttatggacttaaacaagcacccaaacaatggcatgcgaaatttgaccaaacaatgttggcaaatggatttaagattaatgagtgtgacaaatgtgtttacattaaaaatactccaaatcatgaagtcattgtttgtttatatgttgatgacatgttgataatgagtagagATATTGCCGATGTAAATGCTATGAAGCGTATGCTCGCtagcaaatttgacatgaaagacttaggggttgctgatttgatcttaggattcataaaactccacaaggtctagcattatcacagtcacattatattgaaaaggtacttgacaagttcaagtatttaaacttcaatgttgcaaagactccaattgatgtaagttttgcacttcaaaagaatgaaggtgaaagtgactcacaattggactatgcacgagttttgggaagtttgatgtatattatgaattgtacacgaccagatatagcatgtgctattagcaagCTGAGTCGATTCACGAGTAATCCTAatcaaactcattggatggcaatgaaacgagtcttGGGATATTTGAAACACACCCAaaactatgctttgcattataataaatatcccacagtaattgagggatatagtgatgcaaactggatcaccggatcatctgaagttaaatccacaagtggatatgttttcatcgttggtggaggagcagtttcttggaaatcatccaaacagacGTGCATCGCCCGTTCCACAatggaatctgaatttatagctttagataaggccggtgaagaagctgaatggctccagaatttcttagaagatattccattctggcccaaacctctgggacctatatgcatacattgtgatagtcaagcagCAATAGGTAGGGCAGGGAGCGTTATGTACAACGAAAAATCTCGTCATATACGACGGAGACATAATACCGtgag includes these proteins:
- the LOC132610498 gene encoding YDG domain-containing protein At5g47160-like; translated protein: MCLKDKWVNCGRSFGHVLGVEIGDQFRFRAELVMIGLHHQFIKGIDYANINGRDVATSIVDSSRYENEAISSQTLIYVGEGGNPKAFVNARVEDQKLEKGNLALKNSMDLGYPVRVISSRQSVNSEKSDKRYIYDGLYTVTECWQERGSTGKYVFKFELKRNLCQPKVTRELE